A window of Platichthys flesus chromosome 23, fPlaFle2.1, whole genome shotgun sequence contains these coding sequences:
- the ing3 gene encoding inhibitor of growth protein 3 has product MLYLEDYLEMIEQLPMDLRDRFTEMREMDLQVQNATDQLEQKVIEFFVNAKKNKPEWREEQMEVIKKDYYKALEDADEKVQLANQIYDLVDRHLRKLDQELAKFKMELEADNAGITEILERRSLDMDSPSQPVNNHHVHSHTTTEKRKYSAPTHHTTEHVPEKKFKSEALLSTLTSDASKENTPGCRTNSTSASTNSVYSVNPAPPLASYNLSSLPAGPGAGAGAITMAAAQAVQATAQMKEGRRTSSLKASYEAIKNNDFQLSREFSLSRDNTGYSSSALASTLTQTLTPTTASDSRGRKSKSSIKSSNHQSSSSSSSSSLSSCSSSSALAQELSQQASALPEAEANSQVDWTYDPNEPRYCICNQVSYGEMVGCDNTDCPIEWFHYGCVGLTEAPKGKWYCPQCTAAMKRRGSRHK; this is encoded by the exons ATGTTGTACCTGGAGGATTACCTGGAGA TGATCGAGCAGCTTCCCATGGACCTTCGCGACAGGTTCACGGAAATGAGGGAGATGGACCTGCAGGTTCAGA ACGCCACTGATCAGCTGGAGCAGAAAGTGATCGAGTTCTTTGTCAACGCAAAGAAGAACAAACCTgagtggagagaggagcagatggAGGTTATTAAAAAG GATTATTACAAAGCTCTGGAAGACGCAGACGAAAAAGTTCAGCTTGCCAATCAGATTTATGATCTG GTGGACCGTCATCTGCGGAAACTGGACCAGGAACTGGCCAAGTTCAAGATGGAGCTGGAGGCAGATAACGCCGGCATCACCGAGATCCTGGAGAGAC GGTCGTTAGATATGGACAGTCCGTCTCAACCAGTCAACAACCATCACGTCCACTCTCACACCACCACTGAGA agaggaagtaCAGCGCTCCGACTCATCACACCACAGAGCACGTTCCAGAGAAGAAGTTCAAATCTGAAGCTCTGCTGTCCACGCTCACGTCAGACGCTTCAAAAGAAAACACGCCAG gctgtCGCACCAACAGCACGTCCGCGTCCACCAACAGCGTGTACAGTGTGAACCCGGCTCCGCCTCTGGCCTCGTACAACCTGAGCTCGCTGCCGGCCGGGCCGGGCGCCGGGGCCGGGGCCATCACCATGGCAGCCGCTCAGGCTGTTCAGGCAACAGCACAG ATGAAGGAGGGCAGGAGGACGTCCAGTCTCAAAGCAAGTTACGAAGCCATCAAGAACAACGACTTCCAGCTCAGCAGAGAGTTCTCTCTGTCCCGGGACAACACTGGAtactcctcctctgctctggcCTCCACCCTCACCCAGACCCTCACCCCCACCACTGCCTCCGACTCCAGGGGGCGCAAGTCCAA AAGCAGCATCAAGTCTTCTAATCATCAGTCGTCttcgtcgtcctcctcttcctctctgtcatcGTGCTCGTCATCATCAGCGTTGGCCCAGGAGCTCTCCCAGCAGGCCTCAGCGCTACCTGAGGCCGAAGCCAACAGTCAGGTGGACTGGACCTACGACCCCAACGAGCCCCGATACTGCATCTGTaaccag GTTTCTTATGGAGAAATGGTCGGCTGCGATAACACAGAT TGTCCTATCGAGTGGTTCCACTACGGCTGCGTCGGCCTGACGGAGGCGCCCAAGGGGAAGTGGTACTGTCCTCAGTGTACGGCCGCCATGAAGAGGAGAGGCAGCCGCCACAAATAG
- the cped1 gene encoding cadherin-like and PC-esterase domain-containing protein 1, with protein MLLRRRRCCSWGPLLLLLGAALCVFYQTLMSASNRLRSGPPPADVRGRKSPYDVPEKTRRVIYILESLQRNTEVGGVSQKPSGRRRAVVLTGRHQASDPEVQLYQQVLQRLHYDVHTSRYTETSSVLQTNQGVSGWSLLLCLSSSEPSCLRRVSFSHLQRHQRVNLIPSLMDAFSDAGAGLCHMFTWSHLEGADLPLRLYSCGSTNQKLGMPQDSPSPVGAPPPGLVAMVNIYVLVTSVRPLTSFLHDIMVVATNQELRARPLKLRDFLRQKLGPASSHHAFWQMKHVIGDVLQAAVSNERTERVNRCVLCYQLLTFTLKFSGSITPVVIQVDTDLTFSALRDETFDGQVTKDLILEDTLHFLSHTHLFSETDRRQDGVCGGSDDLCLSEDEVLLLLQFQRQMSAPSAFHLLFPSSSSSSSSLSSRPLSISDHMVRISSYYNLLRNISSRSDDASSNQESDVSSLGGAAGKGRCGNPHLRQIYTDPPLTLTPPFSPGVKEYFAEVTFDTVTVRIRPMTFSPSCAVHLDDHRGPRMANYPVGLGNSRISILVTDEAETEPVVMAIYTVHLTRENRPSLPMFADHVMCSFVQDCGLRVRPDRSCGLQTAVMSQRPRHICTSGHQPGRWVVPCLSCSDNRTCDWREVAWQPDGCDHRLVERRSLQGCMTDRKVLFIGDSTNRGMMYFLMERVNSSLEDWGQAHDTLVHRDLNAGQTLVSYSYYPQFWLEKEQRPTFREALLQLLHRSQPLVNSNLTVLVVGGVQWLNTNHLWTVSEVLDREGLSNTLVVVKTLGMGFHLPVDGIRSLSLREIQDLDRDNDNIIATAKHHGYEVIDTFSITMGRYKEFLQGRCACHFHQVEKFPSFRPPADTTSNRTTSNRTRLSNQSAVQDTEQEADPDTFTYHVRGPVNQVYSEILLSRLCPAN; from the exons ATGCtgctccgccgccgccgctgctgttCCTGGGGGCCGCTGTTGCTGCTCCTGGGGGCCGCACTCTGCGTCTTCTACCAGACCCTGATGTCGGCCTCGAACCGGCTCCGCTCCGGACCACCACCCGCTGATGTCCGAGGCCGGAAGTCACCATATGATGTCCCGGAGAAGACCAGGAGGGTCATTTACATCCTGGAGAGTTTGCAGAGGAatacagag GTCGGGGGGGTGTCTCAGAAGCCGTCCGGGCGGCGCCGGGCCGTGGTCCTGACGGGTCGACACCAGGCGTCGGACCCCGAGGTGCAGCTGTACCAGCAGGTCCTGCAGCGGCTGCACTACGATGTCCACACGTCCAGATACACCGAGACCAGCAGCGTCCTTCAGACCAATCAGG GTGTGAGTGGGTGGAGCCTGCTGCTGTGCCTCAGCAGCTCCGAGCCCAGTTGCCTCAGGAGGGTCTCGTTCTCTCACCTGCAGAGACATCAGAGG GTGAACCTCATCCCGAGTCTGATGGACGCCTTCTCTGACGCAGGTGCAGGTctgtgtcacatgttcacatggtCTCACCTGGAAG gagCAGATTTACCCCTGAGGCTGTACTCCTGTGGATCGACCAATCAGAAGCTGGGGATGCCTCAGGACAG TCCGTCACCTGTTGGAGCTCCGCCTCCTGGtctggttgccatggtgaaCATTTATGTTCTGGTGACATCAGTCCGACCTCTGACATCGTTCCTGCATGACATCATGGTGGTTGCGACCAATCAGGAGCTGAGGGCACGCCCCCTGAAG CTCAGGGACTTTCTGCGTCAGAAGCTGGGACCAGCGAGCTCCCATCATGCTTTTTGGCAGATGAAGCACGTGATAGGCGATGTGCTTCAGGCTGCAGTGTCCAATGAGAGGACAGAAAGAGTCAACAG gtgtgtgttgtgttaccaGCTGCTCACCTTCACTCTGAAGTTCAGCGGCTCCATCACTCCTGTCGTCATCCAG GTGGACACTGATTTAACATTTTCAGCCCTGAGGGACGAAACGTTTGACGGACAGGTCACCAAAGACCTGATCCTGGAGGAcacactgcacttcctgtcacacacacacctgttttcagagacagacaggagacag gacgGTGTCTGTGGAGGGTCAGATGATCTGTGTTTGTCAGAGGAcgaggttcttcttcttcttcagtttcagAGACAGATGTCAGCGCCCTCTGCCTTTCATCTG ctctttccctcttcctcctcttcttcatcctccctttcctctcGTCCTCTGAGCATCTCTGATCACATGGTTAGGATCAGCTCTTACTACAACCTCCTCAGAAACATCAGCTCCAG GAGCGATGACGCTTCGTCCAATCAGGAGTCAGATGTGAGCTCACTGGGCGGAGCTGCAGGTAAAG GTCGCTGTGGCAACCCCCACCTACGACAAATTTACACCgacccccccctcaccctgaCTCCGCCCTTCAGCCCCGGGGTGAAGGAGTACTTTGCCGAGGTGACCTTTGACACGGTGACGGTTCGAATCCGACCGATGACCTTCAGCCCGTCCTGCGCGGTCCACCTGGACGACCACCGGGGACCCAG GATGGCGAACTACCCGGTCGGCCTCGGCAACAGCCGCATCAGCATCCTGGTGACGGACGAGGCTGAGACGGAGCCCGTCGTCATGGCGATCTACACCGTCCACTTGACCCGGGAGAACCGGCCCAGTCTGCCCATGTTCGCCGACCATGTGATGTGCAGCTTCGTCCAG GACTGTGGTCTCCGGGTCCGGCCCGATCGCTCCTGTGGTCTCCAGACCGCCGTCATGTCCCAGAGGCCACGTCACATCTGCACGTCAGGACACCAGCCAG gtCGGTGGGTGGTTCCATGTCTTAGCTGTTCTGACAATAGGACATGTGATTGGAGGGAGGTTGCCTGGCAGCCAGATGGCTGTGACCACCGGTTGGTGGAGCGCCGCTCGCTGCAGGGCTGTATGACGGACAGGAAG GTGTTGTTTATCGGTGACTCAACCAATCGCGGGATGATGTACTTCCTGATGGAGCGGGTCAACTCCAGTCTGGAGGACTGGGGCCAAGCTCACGACACGCTGGTGCACCGGGACCTGAACGCAGGTCAGACTCTGGTCAGCTACTCGTATTATCCTCAGTTCTGGttggagaaggagcagaggccCACGTTCAGGGAggcgctgctgcagctgctccacag GTCTCAACCTCTGGTGAACTCCAACCTGACGGTCCTGGTGGTGGGAGGAGTCCAGTGGCTCAACACCAATCACCTGTGGACAGTCAGCGAGGTGCTGGACAG GGAGGGTCTCAGTAACACCCTGGTGGTGGTGAAGACTTTGGGGATGGGTTTCCATCTTCCTGTGGATGGGATCAGATCTCTGAGTCTG AGAGAAATCCAAGATCTCGACAGAGACAACGACAACATCATCGCCACAGCGAAGCATCATGGGTACGAGGTGATCGACACGTTCAGCATCACGATGGGTCGCTATAAAGAGTTCCTTCAGGGACGATGTGCCTGCCACTTTCACCAG GTGGAGAAGTTTCCTTCCTTTAGGCCTCCAGCTGACACGACGTCCAACAGAACCACATCCAACAGAACGAGGCTCAGCAACCAATCCGCCGTGCAGGACACGGAGCAGGAGGCGGATCCTGACACCTTCACCTATCACGTCAGAGGACCAGTGAACCAGGTGTACTCTGAGATCCTGCTGAGCCGCCTGTGTCCCGCAAactaa
- the wnt16 gene encoding protein Wnt-16, producing METRIRRGRHMSPVSLLLLCVCPLCVRGSWMWLGVASAGGPETLSCSALPLSRQQRELCRKKPFLLPSVQDGARLAIDECQSQFRHERWNCSVNQRPPVFEHELTSGTKETAFIYAVMAAGLVHAVTRSCSQGNMTECGCDARLQGGGSGPEGWHWGGCSDHIQYGTWFSRRFIGAAAKNMSTSSGGYTPETMNQHNTEAGRQAVDRTMLTDCRCHGVSGSCAVKTCWKTMAAFERVGVYLKERYEHSVQVSDRSKRKTRRKDQRLLPVDKHQLIFINKSPNYCLEDRRRGIAGTRGRRCNRTSAGPDGCNLLCCGRGYNTHVVRHVQRCECKFVWCCYVRCRRCESMNDMHTCK from the exons ATGGAGACTCGGATCCGAAGAGGCCGACACATGAGTCCCgtgagtctgctgctgctctgcgtGTGTCCGCTGTGCGTCCGGGGCTCCTGGAT GTGGTTGGGCGTGGCCTCGGCCGGCGGCCCGGAGACGCTCAGCTGCTCCGCCCTTCCTCTGAGCcgccagcagagggagctgtgTCGTAAGAAACCTTTTCTGTTGCCGAGCGTCCAGGACGGCGCTCGCCTCGCTATCGACGAGTGTCAGAGTCAGTTCAGACACGAGAGGTGGAACTGCTCCGTCAACCAGCGCCCTCCAGTGTTCGAACATGAGTTAACCAGCG GAACCAAAGAAACAGCGTTTATCTACGCGGTGATGGCTGCAGGGCTGGTCCACGCCGTGACGCGCTCCTGCAGTCAGGGCAACATGACGGAGTGCGGCTGCGACGCCCGGCTGCAGGGCGGCGGCTCCGGGCCGGAGGGCTGGCACTGGGGCGGCTGCTCGGACCACATCCAGTACGGAACCTGGTTCAGCCGCAGGTTCATCGGCGCCGCCGCCAAAAACATGTCGACGAGCAGCGGAGGCTACACGCCGGAGACCATgaaccaacacaacacagaggcaGGACGCCAG GCGGTTGACAGGACGATGCTGACCGACTGTCGATGTCACGGTGTTTCCGGTTCCTGTGCGGTGAAGACGTGTTGGAAGACGATGGCGGCGTTCGAACGTGTCGGCGTTTATCTGAAGGAGCGGTACGAGCACAGCGTTCAGGTGTCGGACCGCtcgaagaggaagacgaggaggaaggaCCAGCGTCTCCTTCCTGTCGACAAACACCAGCTCATCTTCATCAACAAGTCTCCCAACTACTGCCTGGAGGACCGGCGACGCGGCATCGCCGGCACCAGAGGGCGCCGTTGCAACCGGACGTCCGCTGGACCGGACGGGTGCAACCTGCTGTGCTGTGGCCGTGGATACAACACGCATGTTGTGCGACACGTCCAACGCTGCGAATGCAAGTTCGTGTGGTGCTGCTACGTCCGCTGCCGGCGCTGCGAGAGCATGAACGACATGCACACCTGCAAATAA